The following proteins come from a genomic window of Phycodurus eques isolate BA_2022a chromosome 9, UOR_Pequ_1.1, whole genome shotgun sequence:
- the nexmifb gene encoding neurite extension and migration factor isoform X4 encodes MVSSITASCPGPEGANQPKIITLPPPCLTVAGVCEQSGDLSLCRLVDAALHPPPSPAVESSQRLCPAHQRTTHISPTLSFPLQLGTDSSLSLTAAPCPPSHEVPTLVPNFQNSPSAASLPNPAVNSWGATGDTQKSILLPAATSLSLTMMEPDNVSTLTEDCLLQQSRTCLGCFIETCDTTSVQDPPHEPSTSPNSETGLSVQIGDVNREDFSDINNISIQCLSHAGEAVSHYGEQLLSDQLLSFPLPKASDEAKRVEGNKTTNDCDDPQDDATTKNLYEGLLLDKVSGEEVLLANASQDWGYFESFISESKMELLDLCSKNELSVNLFSEEDVDNLFDDEDDDSTLSSDVCSLKIRYESFQDNMREKTNVLQEETQFNFFPSVLANCAKKEEGVGVLRRSVDEVQPKTDELILQPEQEESPGDCSGQSPLDGSQGSPMSTPKVNYVIDFNSTEESGEFSDDSSCTGSSSDTVQEGKFKKGHSKRFLSPSNPLNYGLRSKRKVRYSDDYLYDVDSLESEKNAEKKEKSPPGQKEEEDVDWCPKKRRKSCRKEPPVVIKYIIINRFKGERLMSVKLGKLNPVDGTVSLNANTISKYETLAPLKDYWQAKQRERQEQLKLVARDRQQRGFHLNGRHHRPFYSGHPKRKYKIANRLKVQRIHTVEQSVIVHGSLPSDQAHGGVSKEEGTLMVEEITATSNIPVTLDLNSISDTVIIKSRSQEREEREGRRLGRNKMVRIRKFKSEARLRSLKKKEAEGEEKSLTNEIDATAANTEDLAAGLKDASMHSTTAKPDFSDSVITTDTDKVKFPFVSSSCSPGKASPSEEVETGVPVIPGGYLQTLLDATDSSGGTSIPYFPQQPSRQQYPVGLSLEEKQFCSLQLAQSCVLSPPSESELQQSPQNCPSFPQMWHPQLCTNNSQNFGPETPETPILPNSFPAAVPISENLPVSNYSQVSPEGERILYEKSYLTEPGLQPGADLQVCQSTCVEGQVQYQRGSLCTDNGRLISYDSVGSLSASSSNYSSLSLKSCEREGEEEGRDSFLAHCSPKMVIQQSMDALTPLRESSDLLDISNFTPDKFRHSSLSELSPPETPNLSPQVAGREMKIPGNVGKYQDVNDISTERNRDVKWNCDIMQQQEHTGNAYTVEDSQFPLHNFNSQDVLCLDKKGELGTTEFNEQNDEMAEAKSIKSKRKGNYKQAAAGQSPKKVRAPRTPKSEKVKTPKQNSRSTKKIKAMLEGKAAKNQVEGCGTGLTDSTSSGDWCGTGWSESNSLVGDDQREFEEPSNILSNIVSGMAEVQRFMMASIEPLWNPMSEAGTPSEANSLNLKTLKILAGTESDLKKKGAMLTGAGRGRKAGGKGGKNQAKFNPTHPLFPQLALGCDMFDKPNFINPGPAHKKLYRHKTSAKFPRIETLKGKRAERDSNKDIALMTSFEKLR; translated from the exons atggtttcatcaatcacagcaagttgtccaggtcctgaaggagctaaTCAGCCCAAgatcatcacactaccaccaccatgcttgactgttg CAGGGGTATGTGAGCAGAGTGGTGACCTGAGTCTATGCAGACTTGTTGATGCTGCTCTCCATCCCCCACCTTCTCCTGCTGTGGAGTCATCACAGCGACTCTGCCCAGCACACCAGAGAACCACACACATATCACCAACTCTCTCCTTCCCCCTCCAACTTGGCACTGACTCCTCTCTGAGTCTGACAGCAGCTCCATGCCCTCCCTCCCATGAGGTTCCAACCCTAGTCCCTAACTTTCAAAACAGCCCCAGTGCCGCATCACTTCCCAATCCAGCTGTAAACTCCTGGGGCGCAACGGGAGATACACAGAAGAGCATTCTGTTGCCTGCTGCCACCTCTCTGTCACTAACAATGATGGAGCCTGACAACGTATCGACCCTGACAGAGGACTGTCTCCTTCAGCAGAGCCGCACTTGCCTCGGTTGCTTTATTGAAACCTGCGACACAACCTCCGTACAGGACCCACCACATGAGCCTAGCACGAGCCCTAATTCAGAAACTGGACTAAGTGTGCAGATAGGGGACGTGAACCGTGAGGATTTCTCTGACATCAACAACATCAGCATCCAGTGCCTGAGCCATGCAGGGGAGGCAGTGAGTCATTACGGAGAACAGCTCCTCTCTGACCAGCTACTTAGTTTTCCCCTGCCGAAAGCCTCCGATGAAGCCAAGAGGGTGGAAGGAAACAAAACTACAAATGACTGTGATGACCCCCAGGATGATGCAACAACTAAAAACTTGTATGAAGGACTGTTACTGGACAAAGTCAGTGGGGAGGAAGTACTGTTGGCTAACGCCAGCCAGGACTGGGGCTACTTTGAATCCTTCATCAGCGAGAGTAAGATGGAGCTGCTGGATTTATGTTCTAAGAATGAGCTGTCAGTCAACCTCTTCTCTGAGGAAGATGTTGACAATTTATTTGATGACGAAGATGACGACTCTACATTAAGCAGTGACGTTTGTTCGCTTAAGATTCGTTACGAGTCATTTCAGGACAACATGAGGGAAAAAACTAACGTGCTCCAGGAGGAGAcacagtttaatttttttcctagtGTCCTGGCTAACTGTGCCAAGAAAGAAGAAGGAGTAGGCGTCTTGAGGAGGAGTGTTGATGAGGTTCAGCCCAAAACCGATGAGCTCATCCTGCAACCAGAACAAGAGGAAAGCCCGGGGGACTGCAGTGGCCAAAGTCCTCTTGACGGCTCCCAAGGCTCACCCATGTCAACACCTAAGGTAAATTATGTAATAGACTTTAATTCTACTGAGGAATCAGGAGAATTCAGTGATGACAGCTCCTGCACTGGCTCCTCCTCAGACACTGTGCAGGAGGGTAAATTTAAGAAGGGTCACTCCAAAAGATTCCTTAGTCCTTCAAATCCACTTAACTATGGTTTGCGCTCTAAAAGAAAGGTTCGATACAGTGATGATTACTTATATGATGTTGACTCGCTTGAGAGTGAGAAGAATGCTGAGAAAAAAGAGAAATCCCCACCTGgtcagaaagaagaagaagatgtagATTGGTGTCCCAAAAAACGAAGGAAATCATGTCGTAAAGAGCCACCCGTGGTTATCAAGTACATCATCATCAACAGGTTTAAAGGAGAAAGACTCATGTCGGTGAAACTGGGAAAACTAAACCCTGTGGATGGTACTGTGAGCTTAAACGCCAACACAATAAGCAAGTATGAGACACTGGCTCCACTGAAGGATTACTGGCAGGCGAAGCAAAGAGAGAGACAGGAGCAGCTTAAGCTGGTCGCCAGAGATAGACAACAACGTGGTTTTCATCTTAACGGACGCCACCATCGCCCTTTTTATTCTGGTCATCctaaaagaaaatacaagatCGCAAACAGACTAAAGGTTCAGAGGATTCACACTGTGGAACAATCAGTCATTGTACATGGTTCTCTGCCCTCTGATCAGGCCCATGGTGGTGTCTCTAAAGAGGAGGGCACCCTCATGGTGGAGGAGATAACAGCAACTTCGAACATCCCAGTCACATTGGACTTAAACTCCATCTCTGACACAGTTATAATCAAGAGTCGCTCACAAGAGAGGgaggagagagaggggaggaggTTGGGAAGAAATAAAATGGTCAGGATAAGAAAATTCAAAAGCGAGGCCAGGTTGAgaagcctgaaaaagaaagaggcAGAAGGAGAAGAGAAGAGCCTGACAAATGAAATTGATGCCACTGCAGCAAACACGGAGGACCTTGCTGCTGGGCTAAAAGATGCAAGCATGCACTCAACCACAGCCAAACCAGatttctctgacagtgtcatcaCAACTGACACCGACAAGGTGAAGTTCCCATTTGTTTCATCCTCTTGCTCTCCTGGCAAAGCATCACCCTCAGAGGAGGTGGAAACTGGTGTTCCTGTCATCCCAGGGGGCTACCTGCAGACTCTGCTAGATGCTACAGACTCCTCTGGAGGTACATCTATCCCATATTTCCCTCAGCAGCCCTCCAGGCAACAGTATCCTGTGGGCCTTTCCCTAGAGGAGAAACAATTTTGCTCTCTTCAACTTGCTCAAAGCTGTGTACTCTCCCCTCCTTCAGAATCAGAACTTCAACAGTCTCCCCAGAATTGCCCCAGCTTCCCCCAAATGTGGCATCCACAGCTCTGCACCAATAATAGCCAGAATTTTGGACCTGAGACCCCTGAGACCCCCATCTTACCCAACAGCTTTCCAGCTGCTGTTCCCATAAGTGAGAACTTGCCCGTTTCTAACTACAGCCAAGTAAGCCCTGAGGGTGAGCGGATACTTTACGAGAAGAGCTACCTGACTGAGCCTGGACTACAACCTGGGGCAGATCTGCAAGTGTGTCAGTCAACCTGTGTAGAGGGCCAGGTGCAATACCAGAGGGGGTCTCTGTGCACTGACAATGGAAGACTCATCAGCTACGACTCAGTAGGCTCCTTATCAGCCTCCTCAAGCAATTACAGTTCACTAAGCCTCAAATCTTGTGAGCGAGAGGGTGAGGAGGAGGGTAGGGACAGTTTCTTAGCACATTGCAGTCCAAAAATGGTGATTCAGCAGAGTATGGATGCCCTCACACCCCTCAGAGAGTCTTCAGACCTGCTGGACATCTCCAACTTTACCCCTGACAAATTTAGAcactcgtcattgtcagagctTTCCCCGCCTGAGACGCCCAACCTCTCCCCACAGGTTGCGGGACGTGAAATGAAGATACCTGGGAATGTTGGAAAATATCAAGATGTGAATGATATTTCTACAGAGCGCAACAGAGACGTCAAGTGGAACTGTGACATTATGCAGCAACAGGAGCACACAGGAAATGCCTACACAGTGGAGGACAGTCAGTTTCCACTGCACAACTTTAATAGCCAGGATGTCTTATGTTTAGATAAAAAGGGGGAACTGGGGACTACAGAATTTAATGAACAGAATGATGAAATGGCAGAGGCCAAAAGCATCAAGTCAAAGAGGAAAGGTAATTACAAACAGGCAGCTGCAGGACAGAGCCCAAAAAAAGTCCGGGCCCCCAGAACTCCCAAGTCAGAAAAGGTAAAAACCCCCAAACAGAATTCCCGTTCAACCAAAAAGATTAAGGCCATGTTAGAGGGTAAGGCAGCGAAGAATCAGGTAGAGGGGTGTGGTACAGGCCTGACTGACAGCACAAGCAGCGGGGACTGGTGTGGCACTGGCTGGTCAGAGAGCAACAGCCTAGTCGGAGACGACCAGAGAGAGTTTGAGGAGCCCTCCAATATTCTGTCAAACATTGTCTCTGGCATGGCTGAGGTACAGAGATTCATGATGGCCTCCATTGAGCCACTGTGGAATCCAATGTCTGAGGCCGGTACACCATCTGAGGCCAATAGCCTCAACCTAAAGACCCTTAAAATCTTGGCGGGCACTGAATCCGATCTGAAGAAAAAGGGTGCCATGCTAACAGGGGCTGGAAGAGGCAGGAAGGCAGGGGGGAAAGGAGGGAAAAACCAGGCCAAATTCAACCCCACACATCCCTTATTTCCTCAGCTAGCTCTGGGTTGTGACATGTTTGACAAACCCAACTTTATTAACCCTGGGCCTGCACACAAAAAGCTGTACCGCCACAAGACCAGTGCGAAATTTCCTCGCATTGAAACGCTGAAGGGGAAGCGAGCTGAGAGAGATTCAAATAAGGACATAGCACTGATGACCTCTTTTGAGAAACTGAGGTAA
- the nexmifb gene encoding neurite extension and migration factor isoform X2 translates to MDVLTDNGLTLIVKTSQADNAIAVENTAGVCEQSGDLSLCRLVDAALHPPPSPAVESSQRLCPAHQRTTHISPTLSFPLQLGTDSSLSLTAAPCPPSHEVPTLVPNFQNSPSAASLPNPAVNSWGATGDTQKSILLPAATSLSLTMMEPDNVSTLTEDCLLQQSRTCLGCFIETCDTTSVQDPPHEPSTSPNSETGLSVQIGDVNREDFSDINNISIQCLSHAGEAVSHYGEQLLSDQLLSFPLPKASDEAKRVEGNKTTNDCDDPQDDATTKNLYEGLLLDKVSGEEVLLANASQDWGYFESFISESKMELLDLCSKNELSVNLFSEEDVDNLFDDEDDDSTLSSDVCSLKIRYESFQDNMREKTNVLQEETQFNFFPSVLANCAKKEEGVGVLRRSVDEVQPKTDELILQPEQEESPGDCSGQSPLDGSQGSPMSTPKVNYVIDFNSTEESGEFSDDSSCTGSSSDTVQEGKFKKGHSKRFLSPSNPLNYGLRSKRKVRYSDDYLYDVDSLESEKNAEKKEKSPPGQKEEEDVDWCPKKRRKSCRKEPPVVIKYIIINRFKGERLMSVKLGKLNPVDGTVSLNANTISKYETLAPLKDYWQAKQRERQEQLKLVARDRQQRGFHLNGRHHRPFYSGHPKRKYKIANRLKVQRIHTVEQSVIVHGSLPSDQAHGGVSKEEGTLMVEEITATSNIPVTLDLNSISDTVIIKSRSQEREEREGRRLGRNKMVRIRKFKSEARLRSLKKKEAEGEEKSLTNEIDATAANTEDLAAGLKDASMHSTTAKPDFSDSVITTDTDKVKFPFVSSSCSPGKASPSEEVETGVPVIPGGYLQTLLDATDSSGGTSIPYFPQQPSRQQYPVGLSLEEKQFCSLQLAQSCVLSPPSESELQQSPQNCPSFPQMWHPQLCTNNSQNFGPETPETPILPNSFPAAVPISENLPVSNYSQVSPEGERILYEKSYLTEPGLQPGADLQVCQSTCVEGQVQYQRGSLCTDNGRLISYDSVGSLSASSSNYSSLSLKSCEREGEEEGRDSFLAHCSPKMVIQQSMDALTPLRESSDLLDISNFTPDKFRHSSLSELSPPETPNLSPQVAGREMKIPGNVGKYQDVNDISTERNRDVKWNCDIMQQQEHTGNAYTVEDSQFPLHNFNSQDVLCLDKKGELGTTEFNEQNDEMAEAKSIKSKRKGNYKQAAAGQSPKKVRAPRTPKSEKVKTPKQNSRSTKKIKAMLEGKAAKNQVEGCGTGLTDSTSSGDWCGTGWSESNSLVGDDQREFEEPSNILSNIVSGMAEVQRFMMASIEPLWNPMSEAGTPSEANSLNLKTLKILAGTESDLKKKGAMLTGAGRGRKAGGKGGKNQAKFNPTHPLFPQLALGCDMFDKPNFINPGPAHKKLYRHKTSAKFPRIETLKGKRAERDSNKDIALMTSFEKLRMWMSCCCCPSYTAWLITRGKPTINEPYLIPRHLENTRWDHFVLMTYQTSFSPSRPELFSFVKPFFFFWSVEKLIIYIYIFTPCKVIKASPSEYFCHCCCTGTCNICNNKKEIIIP, encoded by the exons CAGGGGTATGTGAGCAGAGTGGTGACCTGAGTCTATGCAGACTTGTTGATGCTGCTCTCCATCCCCCACCTTCTCCTGCTGTGGAGTCATCACAGCGACTCTGCCCAGCACACCAGAGAACCACACACATATCACCAACTCTCTCCTTCCCCCTCCAACTTGGCACTGACTCCTCTCTGAGTCTGACAGCAGCTCCATGCCCTCCCTCCCATGAGGTTCCAACCCTAGTCCCTAACTTTCAAAACAGCCCCAGTGCCGCATCACTTCCCAATCCAGCTGTAAACTCCTGGGGCGCAACGGGAGATACACAGAAGAGCATTCTGTTGCCTGCTGCCACCTCTCTGTCACTAACAATGATGGAGCCTGACAACGTATCGACCCTGACAGAGGACTGTCTCCTTCAGCAGAGCCGCACTTGCCTCGGTTGCTTTATTGAAACCTGCGACACAACCTCCGTACAGGACCCACCACATGAGCCTAGCACGAGCCCTAATTCAGAAACTGGACTAAGTGTGCAGATAGGGGACGTGAACCGTGAGGATTTCTCTGACATCAACAACATCAGCATCCAGTGCCTGAGCCATGCAGGGGAGGCAGTGAGTCATTACGGAGAACAGCTCCTCTCTGACCAGCTACTTAGTTTTCCCCTGCCGAAAGCCTCCGATGAAGCCAAGAGGGTGGAAGGAAACAAAACTACAAATGACTGTGATGACCCCCAGGATGATGCAACAACTAAAAACTTGTATGAAGGACTGTTACTGGACAAAGTCAGTGGGGAGGAAGTACTGTTGGCTAACGCCAGCCAGGACTGGGGCTACTTTGAATCCTTCATCAGCGAGAGTAAGATGGAGCTGCTGGATTTATGTTCTAAGAATGAGCTGTCAGTCAACCTCTTCTCTGAGGAAGATGTTGACAATTTATTTGATGACGAAGATGACGACTCTACATTAAGCAGTGACGTTTGTTCGCTTAAGATTCGTTACGAGTCATTTCAGGACAACATGAGGGAAAAAACTAACGTGCTCCAGGAGGAGAcacagtttaatttttttcctagtGTCCTGGCTAACTGTGCCAAGAAAGAAGAAGGAGTAGGCGTCTTGAGGAGGAGTGTTGATGAGGTTCAGCCCAAAACCGATGAGCTCATCCTGCAACCAGAACAAGAGGAAAGCCCGGGGGACTGCAGTGGCCAAAGTCCTCTTGACGGCTCCCAAGGCTCACCCATGTCAACACCTAAGGTAAATTATGTAATAGACTTTAATTCTACTGAGGAATCAGGAGAATTCAGTGATGACAGCTCCTGCACTGGCTCCTCCTCAGACACTGTGCAGGAGGGTAAATTTAAGAAGGGTCACTCCAAAAGATTCCTTAGTCCTTCAAATCCACTTAACTATGGTTTGCGCTCTAAAAGAAAGGTTCGATACAGTGATGATTACTTATATGATGTTGACTCGCTTGAGAGTGAGAAGAATGCTGAGAAAAAAGAGAAATCCCCACCTGgtcagaaagaagaagaagatgtagATTGGTGTCCCAAAAAACGAAGGAAATCATGTCGTAAAGAGCCACCCGTGGTTATCAAGTACATCATCATCAACAGGTTTAAAGGAGAAAGACTCATGTCGGTGAAACTGGGAAAACTAAACCCTGTGGATGGTACTGTGAGCTTAAACGCCAACACAATAAGCAAGTATGAGACACTGGCTCCACTGAAGGATTACTGGCAGGCGAAGCAAAGAGAGAGACAGGAGCAGCTTAAGCTGGTCGCCAGAGATAGACAACAACGTGGTTTTCATCTTAACGGACGCCACCATCGCCCTTTTTATTCTGGTCATCctaaaagaaaatacaagatCGCAAACAGACTAAAGGTTCAGAGGATTCACACTGTGGAACAATCAGTCATTGTACATGGTTCTCTGCCCTCTGATCAGGCCCATGGTGGTGTCTCTAAAGAGGAGGGCACCCTCATGGTGGAGGAGATAACAGCAACTTCGAACATCCCAGTCACATTGGACTTAAACTCCATCTCTGACACAGTTATAATCAAGAGTCGCTCACAAGAGAGGgaggagagagaggggaggaggTTGGGAAGAAATAAAATGGTCAGGATAAGAAAATTCAAAAGCGAGGCCAGGTTGAgaagcctgaaaaagaaagaggcAGAAGGAGAAGAGAAGAGCCTGACAAATGAAATTGATGCCACTGCAGCAAACACGGAGGACCTTGCTGCTGGGCTAAAAGATGCAAGCATGCACTCAACCACAGCCAAACCAGatttctctgacagtgtcatcaCAACTGACACCGACAAGGTGAAGTTCCCATTTGTTTCATCCTCTTGCTCTCCTGGCAAAGCATCACCCTCAGAGGAGGTGGAAACTGGTGTTCCTGTCATCCCAGGGGGCTACCTGCAGACTCTGCTAGATGCTACAGACTCCTCTGGAGGTACATCTATCCCATATTTCCCTCAGCAGCCCTCCAGGCAACAGTATCCTGTGGGCCTTTCCCTAGAGGAGAAACAATTTTGCTCTCTTCAACTTGCTCAAAGCTGTGTACTCTCCCCTCCTTCAGAATCAGAACTTCAACAGTCTCCCCAGAATTGCCCCAGCTTCCCCCAAATGTGGCATCCACAGCTCTGCACCAATAATAGCCAGAATTTTGGACCTGAGACCCCTGAGACCCCCATCTTACCCAACAGCTTTCCAGCTGCTGTTCCCATAAGTGAGAACTTGCCCGTTTCTAACTACAGCCAAGTAAGCCCTGAGGGTGAGCGGATACTTTACGAGAAGAGCTACCTGACTGAGCCTGGACTACAACCTGGGGCAGATCTGCAAGTGTGTCAGTCAACCTGTGTAGAGGGCCAGGTGCAATACCAGAGGGGGTCTCTGTGCACTGACAATGGAAGACTCATCAGCTACGACTCAGTAGGCTCCTTATCAGCCTCCTCAAGCAATTACAGTTCACTAAGCCTCAAATCTTGTGAGCGAGAGGGTGAGGAGGAGGGTAGGGACAGTTTCTTAGCACATTGCAGTCCAAAAATGGTGATTCAGCAGAGTATGGATGCCCTCACACCCCTCAGAGAGTCTTCAGACCTGCTGGACATCTCCAACTTTACCCCTGACAAATTTAGAcactcgtcattgtcagagctTTCCCCGCCTGAGACGCCCAACCTCTCCCCACAGGTTGCGGGACGTGAAATGAAGATACCTGGGAATGTTGGAAAATATCAAGATGTGAATGATATTTCTACAGAGCGCAACAGAGACGTCAAGTGGAACTGTGACATTATGCAGCAACAGGAGCACACAGGAAATGCCTACACAGTGGAGGACAGTCAGTTTCCACTGCACAACTTTAATAGCCAGGATGTCTTATGTTTAGATAAAAAGGGGGAACTGGGGACTACAGAATTTAATGAACAGAATGATGAAATGGCAGAGGCCAAAAGCATCAAGTCAAAGAGGAAAGGTAATTACAAACAGGCAGCTGCAGGACAGAGCCCAAAAAAAGTCCGGGCCCCCAGAACTCCCAAGTCAGAAAAGGTAAAAACCCCCAAACAGAATTCCCGTTCAACCAAAAAGATTAAGGCCATGTTAGAGGGTAAGGCAGCGAAGAATCAGGTAGAGGGGTGTGGTACAGGCCTGACTGACAGCACAAGCAGCGGGGACTGGTGTGGCACTGGCTGGTCAGAGAGCAACAGCCTAGTCGGAGACGACCAGAGAGAGTTTGAGGAGCCCTCCAATATTCTGTCAAACATTGTCTCTGGCATGGCTGAGGTACAGAGATTCATGATGGCCTCCATTGAGCCACTGTGGAATCCAATGTCTGAGGCCGGTACACCATCTGAGGCCAATAGCCTCAACCTAAAGACCCTTAAAATCTTGGCGGGCACTGAATCCGATCTGAAGAAAAAGGGTGCCATGCTAACAGGGGCTGGAAGAGGCAGGAAGGCAGGGGGGAAAGGAGGGAAAAACCAGGCCAAATTCAACCCCACACATCCCTTATTTCCTCAGCTAGCTCTGGGTTGTGACATGTTTGACAAACCCAACTTTATTAACCCTGGGCCTGCACACAAAAAGCTGTACCGCCACAAGACCAGTGCGAAATTTCCTCGCATTGAAACGCTGAAGGGGAAGCGAGCTGAGAGAGATTCAAATAAGGACATAGCACTGATGACCTCTTTTGAGAAACTGAG AATGTGGATGTCCTGTTGTTGCTGTCCTTCATACACTGCCTGGCTCATTACAAGAGGAAAACCTACAATTAATGAGCCTTATTTAATCCCAAGGCATCTTGAAAACACAAGATGGGACCATTTTGTATTGATGACATATCAGACGTCTTTTTCCCCCTCAAGGCcggaattattttcttttgtcaagcccttctttttcttctggaGCGTGGAGAAACTGATTatctacatttacatttttacgcCTTGCAAAGTCATAAAAGCTTCACCCTCAGagtatttttgtcattgttgctGTACAGGGACATgcaatatttgcaacaacaaaaaagagatAATTATACCTTAA